A window of Xylophilus sp. GW821-FHT01B05 contains these coding sequences:
- a CDS encoding type II toxin-antitoxin system Phd/YefM family antitoxin gives MKAILAEVTVSMSKFKKNPAAVLREANNRPVAVLNHQRAVFYMVEPRLFEAMMEELADQDLYGRAVARLTEKSRAVEVDIGEL, from the coding sequence ATGAAAGCCATCCTTGCCGAAGTCACCGTGAGCATGTCCAAGTTCAAGAAGAACCCGGCCGCTGTGCTCAGGGAGGCCAACAATCGTCCCGTGGCGGTGCTCAATCACCAGCGCGCCGTGTTCTACATGGTCGAGCCGCGCCTCTTCGAGGCCATGATGGAAGAGCTGGCCGACCAGGACCTGTACGGCAGGGCCGTAGCCCGCTTGACTGAGAAGTCGCGCGCCGTCGAGGTGGATATTGGCGAGCTCTAA
- a CDS encoding TonB-dependent receptor: MLASRFPSRLPFPFSFPLSPLALLALGFAGPLAAQDGASADSALTLGTVNITAPAGGPLSARGVFSSVDILGASVLEDQHVDYSWELLSRAPGVQVTQFKQGTDAGRFSFRGFNGEGRVNAVKLLIDGIPSNDNAGGMPYLDAVFPQDIEAIEIVRGTSDPRYGLFNIAGNANVLTRIGGNDTRASATVGSFGTREVQLAKGIESGNWSQNYVLAWRDSDGYREHADARKLSLAGKWFYTSDDGRWRAGAIARYYRNRALESGYLSYAQAMDAPRSSPAYAAADRSTRETAQFSLHLDGELGGGLSWSSKAYVNRFENQRWVRFSAEGVQQERDNDETHTGALTTLTWRPQVRWAHEFTLEGGLDAQRQSNQAQRYRTADRVRTSQFRDWDFDLDTQGAYLQAVLRPVAALKIIPALRVDHISGSFTDRLGGSTSPVHDYGLIRQPKLSAAYALGPGASVYGNWGRSFQIGSGIDAYRTQARNLKPSINDGWEAGVKFSPAPWLDGRVAYWEQRASGEVARVLGVDGLPDPGGLGNVGKTLRKGYDIQLNAKPNARTSAWLAYSHQVARITAPDPSAPATLGKEIENVPHYLASAGIDYQATERLRLSASATAQGAYYLERSNTQGRTGQYALLNLGARYRLTPTTDVQLQLKNASNRRYVYAWYDSGSSGYSPGDGRAVYASVDWRF; encoded by the coding sequence ATGCTTGCATCCCGTTTCCCATCCCGGCTCCCATTTCCGTTTTCGTTTCCACTTTCTCCCCTGGCCCTGCTCGCGCTGGGCTTTGCCGGGCCGCTGGCCGCGCAGGACGGCGCCAGTGCCGACTCGGCGCTGACGCTGGGCACCGTCAACATCACCGCCCCGGCCGGCGGGCCGCTGTCTGCGCGCGGCGTGTTCAGCTCGGTCGACATCCTGGGCGCGAGCGTGCTCGAAGACCAGCATGTGGACTACAGCTGGGAGCTGCTGTCGCGCGCGCCAGGGGTGCAGGTGACCCAGTTCAAGCAGGGCACGGATGCTGGCCGTTTCTCGTTTCGCGGCTTCAACGGCGAGGGCCGCGTCAACGCGGTCAAGCTGCTGATCGACGGCATTCCCAGCAACGACAACGCGGGCGGTATGCCCTATCTGGACGCGGTGTTCCCGCAGGACATCGAGGCCATAGAGATCGTGCGCGGCACCAGCGACCCACGCTATGGCCTCTTCAACATTGCCGGCAACGCCAATGTGCTGACGCGCATCGGTGGCAACGACACGCGCGCCAGCGCCACCGTGGGCAGCTTTGGCACGCGGGAAGTACAGCTGGCCAAGGGCATCGAGAGCGGCAACTGGAGCCAGAACTATGTGCTGGCCTGGCGCGACTCGGACGGCTACCGCGAGCATGCCGACGCGCGCAAGCTGTCGCTGGCCGGCAAGTGGTTCTACACCAGCGACGACGGCCGCTGGCGCGCCGGCGCGATCGCGCGCTACTACCGCAACCGGGCGCTTGAATCAGGCTACCTCAGCTACGCCCAGGCCATGGACGCGCCGCGCAGCTCGCCCGCCTATGCCGCGGCCGACCGCAGCACGCGCGAGACGGCGCAGTTCAGCCTGCACCTGGACGGCGAGCTGGGCGGCGGGCTGTCGTGGTCCAGCAAGGCCTATGTGAACCGCTTCGAGAACCAGCGCTGGGTGCGCTTCTCTGCAGAGGGCGTGCAGCAAGAGCGCGACAACGACGAGACCCACACCGGCGCGCTGACCACGCTGACCTGGCGGCCCCAGGTGCGCTGGGCACATGAGTTCACACTGGAGGGCGGGCTTGATGCGCAGCGCCAGTCCAACCAGGCGCAGCGCTACCGCACGGCAGACCGCGTGCGCACTTCGCAGTTCCGCGACTGGGACTTCGACCTTGACACCCAGGGCGCGTACCTGCAGGCCGTGCTGCGGCCCGTGGCCGCGCTGAAGATCATCCCGGCGCTGCGCGTGGACCACATCAGCGGCAGCTTCACCGACCGCCTGGGCGGCAGCACGTCGCCCGTGCATGACTACGGGCTCATCAGGCAGCCCAAGCTGAGCGCGGCCTATGCCCTGGGCCCGGGCGCCAGCGTGTACGGCAACTGGGGCCGCAGCTTCCAGATCGGCAGCGGCATCGACGCCTACCGCACGCAGGCGCGCAACCTCAAACCCTCCATCAACGACGGCTGGGAGGCCGGCGTCAAGTTCAGCCCCGCGCCCTGGCTGGATGGCCGCGTGGCCTATTGGGAGCAGCGCGCCTCGGGCGAGGTGGCGCGCGTGCTGGGCGTGGACGGCCTGCCAGACCCGGGCGGCCTGGGCAATGTCGGCAAGACGCTGCGCAAGGGCTATGACATCCAGCTCAATGCGAAGCCCAACGCACGCACCTCGGCCTGGCTGGCCTATTCACACCAGGTCGCGCGCATCACCGCGCCAGACCCGAGCGCGCCAGCGACTTTGGGCAAAGAGATCGAGAACGTGCCGCACTACCTGGCATCGGCCGGCATCGACTACCAGGCCACCGAGCGCCTGCGCCTGTCGGCCTCGGCCACGGCGCAGGGCGCCTACTACCTGGAGCGCAGCAACACCCAGGGCCGCACCGGCCAGTACGCGCTGCTGAACCTGGGCGCCCGCTACCGCCTCACGCCCACGACGGATGTGCAGCTGCAGCTGAAGAACGCCAGCAACCGCCGCTATGTCTATGCCTGGTATGACAGCGGCTCGTCCGGCTATTCGCCGGGCGACGGCCGGGCTGTCTATGCCAGCGTGGACTGGCGCTTTTAG
- a CDS encoding GNAT family N-acetyltransferase yields the protein MKIRIATPADITAVFDVRTSVRENHMSMAELAAIGVTPDTLAAMLSGDGRGWVAQEQGEVMAFAMADAADATVFAMFVRSSSEGRGLGRQLMAQAEQ from the coding sequence ATGAAGATTCGCATCGCCACGCCCGCCGACATCACCGCCGTGTTCGACGTTCGCACCAGCGTTCGAGAGAACCACATGTCCATGGCAGAGCTCGCCGCCATCGGTGTCACGCCAGACACCCTGGCCGCAATGCTGAGCGGCGACGGGCGCGGCTGGGTGGCGCAAGAGCAAGGCGAGGTCATGGCGTTTGCAATGGCCGATGCGGCGGACGCAACGGTTTTCGCGATGTTCGTGCGCAGCAGCAGCGAAGGCCGGGGGCTTGGCCGGCAACTCATGGCGCAGGCCGAGCAGTAG
- a CDS encoding GNAT family N-acetyltransferase: protein MARSFWGQGYAPEAAGAALRFRFEQLGLQEIVANTVPANRNSRCVMEKTLRG, encoded by the coding sequence CTGGCCCGCTCGTTCTGGGGCCAGGGCTACGCGCCGGAGGCCGCAGGCGCGGCGCTGCGTTTTCGCTTTGAGCAACTGGGGCTGCAAGAGATCGTGGCCAACACCGTGCCGGCCAACCGCAACTCGCGCTGCGTGATGGAGAAGACTCTGCGAGGGTAG
- a CDS encoding DUF2946 family protein, whose protein sequence is MHVLRTSSLLARLVLLWFACVLGVAAASPIVHPQAMELACSASGNLKLVVMGDDGQAMEAGQHSLDCALCLAAHVPPPRTHTPPVLPQPLAHALLPTVAAHIAALVGAPLPPRGPPFFS, encoded by the coding sequence ATGCATGTCCTGCGCACGTCCTCACTTCTGGCCCGTCTGGTGCTGCTGTGGTTCGCCTGCGTGCTGGGCGTGGCGGCGGCATCGCCCATCGTCCATCCGCAGGCCATGGAGCTGGCCTGCTCGGCCAGCGGCAACCTGAAGCTGGTGGTGATGGGCGACGACGGCCAGGCCATGGAGGCCGGCCAGCACAGCCTGGACTGCGCGCTGTGCCTGGCCGCGCATGTGCCGCCGCCGCGCACGCACACCCCGCCCGTGCTGCCCCAGCCGCTGGCGCATGCGCTCTTGCCTACGGTGGCGGCCCATATTGCCGCGCTGGTGGGCGCGCCGCTGCCGCCGCGCGGGCCGCCCTTCTTCTCCTGA
- a CDS encoding efflux transporter outer membrane subunit: MIKTRDSGGQRDAQPAVSRRFLEAHALAVAVLALGGCALQPAYVKPNMASAIAWSVPSEGVKAPPLAVVDAWWRPLGDPAIDRLTEAALADNPTLLEALTRIDEANATLGVNSASMLPTVGVDASLARAQSRNTSTPSPTTMRSTSASVGPSFSWEFDLFGRVRQSVDAAQSRVDARTADAVSTRLALAAGVANGVLTLRGCENTRRVYAEDIESRQKTLDLTRLRLASGFSAPVDEARAVSGIATSRTNLASEGEQCARQVNALVALTGKDANTVRSLVGIVQRGSEPGPVFMPQAPDAAPELPAAVLAGHPDVISAEREAAAAWAEIAVARANRLPRLDLASALAGQWIRAAGSSLDFTTWSLGPSLAGTLFDGGAGAANVRIADARYRRAVATLQATLRTTVQDVENALAAQASAKSRVASTAEGTVAARTTFEATEAQWRAGATSLFELEDSRRLFASAQDAEISARRDQAQAWVALVKATGGAIASHPETISHE, translated from the coding sequence ATGATCAAGACGCGCGATAGCGGCGGTCAACGCGACGCCCAGCCTGCTGTGTCGCGCCGATTCCTGGAGGCGCACGCTTTGGCTGTCGCCGTACTTGCGCTGGGTGGGTGTGCATTGCAGCCCGCGTATGTCAAACCGAACATGGCCTCAGCAATAGCCTGGTCTGTCCCTTCGGAGGGTGTGAAGGCGCCGCCTCTCGCCGTGGTGGACGCGTGGTGGCGCCCTTTGGGCGACCCCGCCATCGACCGCCTGACCGAAGCCGCATTGGCCGACAACCCGACCTTGCTCGAAGCTTTGACGCGCATCGACGAAGCCAACGCGACCCTGGGTGTGAATTCCGCATCCATGCTGCCCACTGTCGGCGTCGATGCGAGCCTGGCGCGCGCGCAAAGTCGCAATACGTCGACTCCATCTCCAACCACCATGCGGAGCACGTCGGCATCGGTGGGACCCAGTTTCAGCTGGGAGTTCGACCTCTTCGGCCGAGTGCGCCAATCGGTGGACGCCGCCCAAAGCCGTGTCGATGCCCGCACTGCGGACGCCGTGTCGACACGTCTGGCGCTGGCCGCCGGGGTTGCGAACGGCGTGCTGACACTGCGTGGCTGCGAGAACACGCGGCGGGTTTACGCAGAGGACATTGAGTCCAGGCAGAAGACGCTCGACTTGACCCGTTTGCGCCTGGCGTCGGGGTTCTCGGCCCCGGTCGACGAAGCGCGCGCCGTCTCGGGCATCGCCACTTCGCGCACCAATCTCGCATCCGAGGGCGAGCAGTGTGCGCGACAGGTGAATGCGCTGGTGGCCTTGACCGGCAAGGATGCCAACACGGTTCGTTCACTCGTCGGCATCGTCCAGCGAGGATCCGAGCCGGGCCCGGTGTTCATGCCGCAGGCGCCGGACGCCGCGCCCGAGTTGCCGGCCGCGGTGCTGGCGGGCCACCCCGACGTGATTTCGGCCGAACGGGAAGCCGCGGCCGCCTGGGCGGAGATCGCTGTCGCCCGGGCCAATCGCCTCCCACGCCTGGACCTGGCCTCCGCCTTGGCGGGCCAGTGGATCCGCGCCGCCGGCTCGAGCCTGGATTTCACCACGTGGTCCCTCGGCCCCAGCCTGGCGGGCACGCTCTTCGACGGCGGCGCCGGCGCGGCCAACGTGCGAATCGCGGATGCCCGCTATCGCCGCGCTGTGGCGACCCTCCAAGCCACGCTGCGCACTACCGTCCAGGACGTGGAAAACGCACTTGCCGCGCAAGCCTCGGCCAAGTCCCGGGTCGCGTCCACGGCGGAGGGAACCGTCGCCGCGCGCACCACGTTCGAGGCCACCGAAGCGCAATGGCGGGCCGGTGCCACCAGCCTGTTCGAACTCGAGGACAGCCGCCGCCTGTTCGCCTCGGCACAAGACGCCGAGATATCCGCTCGCCGCGACCAGGCTCAAGCATGGGTCGCCCTCGTCAAAGCCACGGGGGGTGCCATCGCCTCCCATCCGGAGACCATTTCCCATGAATAA
- the rutC gene encoding pyrimidine utilization protein C, with protein sequence MPKQAIIPAGTGKPLAPYVPGTLADGILYVSGTLPFDKDNNVVHVGDATAQTRHVLEIIKGVVEAAGGTMDDVTFNHIFVRDWADYAKVNEVYAEFFPGVKPARYCIQAGLVKPDALVEIASIAHVGKKA encoded by the coding sequence ATGCCCAAGCAAGCCATCATCCCCGCCGGCACCGGCAAGCCGCTCGCTCCCTACGTGCCCGGCACGCTGGCCGACGGCATCCTCTACGTGTCGGGCACGCTGCCCTTCGACAAGGACAACAACGTGGTCCACGTGGGCGACGCCACGGCGCAGACGCGCCACGTGCTGGAGATCATCAAGGGCGTGGTCGAGGCCGCCGGCGGCACCATGGACGATGTCACCTTCAACCACATCTTTGTGCGCGACTGGGCCGACTACGCCAAGGTCAATGAGGTCTACGCGGAGTTCTTCCCCGGCGTGAAGCCGGCGCGCTATTGCATACAGGCCGGCTTGGTAAAGCCCGACGCCTTGGTAGAGATTGCGTCCATCGCCCACGTCGGCAAGAAGGCCTGA
- the rutF gene encoding NADH-dependent FMN reductase RutF: MLNPAPIVASALTGMLPKSDYRNAMARLGAAVNIITTDGPGGCAGFTASAVCSVTDEPPTLLVCLNRSASVYQAFSSNGVLCVNTLAPDQQALSNLFGGKTPMAERFAAAQWSRKATGAPLLQGAAVSFDCRVVRSTSVGTHDVLFCEAVAIAVGDAAHGLIYFDRGYHGISATH, translated from the coding sequence ATGCTGAACCCCGCCCCCATCGTTGCAAGCGCCCTCACCGGCATGCTGCCCAAGAGCGACTACCGCAACGCCATGGCGCGGCTGGGTGCGGCGGTCAACATCATCACCACCGACGGCCCCGGCGGCTGCGCCGGCTTTACCGCCTCCGCCGTCTGCAGCGTGACCGACGAGCCGCCCACGCTGCTGGTCTGCCTCAACCGCTCGGCCTCGGTCTACCAGGCCTTCAGCAGCAACGGCGTGCTGTGCGTGAACACGCTGGCGCCGGACCAGCAGGCGCTGTCCAACCTGTTCGGCGGCAAGACCCCCATGGCCGAGCGCTTTGCCGCCGCGCAGTGGTCACGCAAGGCCACCGGCGCGCCGCTGCTGCAGGGCGCGGCCGTGTCCTTTGATTGCCGCGTAGTACGCAGCACCAGCGTGGGCACGCACGACGTGCTGTTCTGCGAGGCCGTGGCCATTGCCGTGGGTGATGCGGCGCATGGCTTGATCTACTTTGATCGGGGCTATCACGGGATCAGTGCGACGCATTGA
- a CDS encoding TetR/AcrR family transcriptional regulator, with translation MPRSRTASSPRKLPSQARSRATVDAIIQAATYILTKVGWEGLTTNAIAERAGVNIGSLYQFFPNKEAVVAELQRRHAADSRGYLRSALQVLPDQPSLRQALTLIVEMIVKEHRVAPAVHKAIYEELPGTVRHDDDDREQLRGQFATALRPFMRGVPDADLAIYMMAVAAHGIIHTVTAERPKLLDHPSFVAELVTLLERYLCRD, from the coding sequence ATGCCAAGAAGCCGTACCGCCTCCAGCCCTCGGAAACTCCCGTCTCAAGCGCGCTCCCGCGCGACGGTTGACGCCATTATTCAAGCAGCAACTTACATTTTGACCAAGGTCGGATGGGAAGGCCTGACGACCAACGCAATCGCAGAGCGCGCGGGCGTCAACATCGGATCGCTGTATCAGTTCTTCCCGAACAAGGAGGCGGTCGTCGCCGAGCTGCAGCGCCGGCACGCCGCCGATTCACGAGGCTATTTGCGGAGCGCGCTGCAGGTTCTACCGGACCAGCCATCACTCCGGCAGGCGCTGACCCTGATCGTGGAGATGATCGTCAAGGAACACCGCGTCGCGCCCGCCGTACACAAGGCCATCTATGAGGAGCTGCCAGGCACGGTGCGCCATGATGACGACGATCGGGAGCAGCTTCGCGGACAGTTCGCAACCGCGCTGAGGCCTTTCATGAGAGGCGTGCCCGACGCGGACCTGGCGATCTACATGATGGCGGTGGCCGCGCACGGCATCATCCACACTGTCACCGCCGAACGGCCCAAGCTGCTCGATCATCCGAGCTTTGTCGCGGAACTCGTCACGTTGCTCGAACGCTATCTCTGCAGAGACTGA
- a CDS encoding type II toxin-antitoxin system RelE/ParE family toxin codes for MASSKGKTKQQHKYKLRFMPEALDEWRKLDGSVQANLKKLLAKRLDNPHVPGRQLHGALAGCYKIKPRQQGVRLVYSVEDDHLLVTVIAVDKREDGVVYESALARLSVAAAALSQALRDKLKK; via the coding sequence TTGGCGAGCTCTAAAGGCAAGACTAAGCAGCAGCACAAGTACAAGCTGCGCTTCATGCCAGAGGCGCTGGACGAGTGGCGCAAGCTCGATGGCTCCGTCCAGGCCAACCTCAAGAAGCTGCTCGCCAAGCGACTCGACAATCCCCATGTGCCCGGCAGGCAACTGCATGGAGCGCTTGCGGGCTGCTACAAGATCAAGCCGCGGCAGCAAGGCGTGCGCCTGGTCTATTCGGTCGAGGATGACCACCTGCTGGTCACCGTCATAGCCGTCGACAAACGGGAAGACGGCGTGGTCTACGAGTCCGCGCTTGCGCGACTTTCTGTTGCCGCAGCGGCGCTGTCGCAGGCGCTGCGGGACAAGCTGAAGAAGTAG
- a CDS encoding MFS transporter, translated as MMNAPSSNPCADELAAGPAETSRSAWLAVGSMAVGSFATVTTEFMPIGLLTDIASGLGVSNGTAGLMVTVPGVLAAFAGPGLIVASGRLDRRTVLIALTVLLIGSNLLAAFAPNFATMLVARMLLGLCVGGFWTFAPAAAMQLVPQASKARAMSLVLAGVSAATVLGVPAGAYLGTLAGWRATFAVMGALATVVLLVQLWLLPALPPARAIRPRDLLTPLTRRMAQVGLLAVLFFVAGHFGAYTYLKPLLQQVFELEPNAVTTLLLVYGAVGFVGTFVGGSLVARSVRGTTLLAALLLASALLLSTLVGKGMLAGAVVVLIWGLAFGLIPVALTGWMMEAVPDAPEAGQALLVSGFQVAIASGALLGGLVVDGYGISSTMLVSGALVLVAALIVGTLGRAPALQRA; from the coding sequence ATGATGAACGCACCCAGCAGCAACCCCTGCGCCGACGAGCTGGCGGCCGGGCCGGCCGAGACTTCCCGCTCTGCCTGGCTGGCGGTGGGCTCGATGGCGGTGGGCTCTTTTGCCACGGTGACGACCGAATTCATGCCCATCGGCCTGCTGACCGATATCGCCAGCGGCCTGGGCGTGTCCAACGGCACGGCGGGGCTGATGGTGACGGTGCCGGGCGTGCTGGCGGCGTTTGCCGGGCCGGGGCTGATCGTGGCCTCGGGGCGGCTGGACCGGCGCACGGTGCTGATCGCGCTCACCGTGCTGTTGATCGGCTCCAACCTGCTGGCCGCGTTTGCGCCCAACTTCGCCACCATGCTGGTGGCGCGCATGCTGCTGGGCCTGTGCGTGGGCGGCTTCTGGACTTTTGCGCCCGCAGCGGCCATGCAACTGGTGCCGCAGGCGTCCAAGGCACGCGCCATGTCGCTGGTGCTGGCGGGCGTGTCGGCGGCCACGGTGCTGGGTGTGCCGGCCGGTGCCTACCTGGGCACGCTGGCCGGCTGGCGCGCCACCTTTGCGGTGATGGGCGCGCTGGCCACGGTGGTGCTGCTGGTGCAACTGTGGCTGCTGCCCGCGCTGCCGCCAGCGCGCGCCATCAGGCCGCGCGACTTGCTCACGCCGCTCACGCGCCGCATGGCCCAGGTCGGGCTGCTGGCGGTGCTGTTCTTTGTGGCCGGGCACTTTGGCGCCTACACCTACCTCAAGCCGCTGCTGCAGCAGGTGTTTGAGCTGGAGCCCAACGCGGTGACCACGCTGCTGCTGGTCTATGGCGCGGTGGGCTTTGTCGGCACCTTCGTCGGTGGCAGCCTGGTGGCGCGCAGCGTGCGCGGCACCACCTTGCTGGCGGCGCTGCTGCTGGCGTCTGCGCTGCTGCTGTCGACCCTGGTCGGCAAGGGCATGCTGGCCGGCGCGGTGGTGGTGCTGATCTGGGGCCTGGCCTTTGGCCTGATCCCGGTGGCCCTGACCGGCTGGATGATGGAGGCTGTGCCCGACGCCCCCGAGGCCGGCCAGGCGCTGCTGGTGAGCGGCTTCCAGGTGGCGATTGCATCCGGTGCGCTGCTGGGCGGCCTGGTGGTGGATGGCTACGGCATCAGCAGCACCATGCTGGTGAGCGGGGCGCTGGTGCTGGTGGCCGCGCTGATCGTCGGCACGCTGGGCCGTGCGCCAGCCCTGCAGCGCGCCTGA
- a CDS encoding malonic semialdehyde reductase — translation MTTLDTAALATLFTDARTHNGWTAEPVSDALLQQLYDLVKMAPTSANCSPARFVFVRTPEGKQRLAPALSKGNLDKTMAAPVTVIAAWDTAFYDKLPQLFPHADAKSWFTGSAEKAHETAFRNATLQAGYLILAARALGLDTGAMSGFEKPLVDAEFFAGTTWTTNFLINLGHGDASKVFGRLPRLDFSDACTLA, via the coding sequence ATGACCACTCTCGACACTGCCGCCCTGGCAACGCTTTTCACCGACGCCCGCACCCACAACGGCTGGACGGCCGAGCCCGTATCCGACGCGCTGCTGCAGCAGCTCTATGACCTGGTGAAGATGGCCCCGACCTCGGCCAACTGCTCGCCCGCGCGCTTTGTGTTTGTGCGCACGCCAGAAGGCAAGCAACGCCTGGCGCCTGCGCTGTCCAAGGGCAACCTGGACAAGACCATGGCCGCACCGGTGACCGTGATCGCTGCCTGGGACACCGCCTTCTACGACAAGCTGCCGCAGCTGTTCCCGCATGCCGACGCCAAGAGCTGGTTCACCGGCAGCGCAGAGAAGGCACACGAGACCGCCTTCCGCAACGCCACGCTGCAAGCCGGCTACCTGATCCTGGCCGCGCGCGCGCTGGGGCTGGATACCGGGGCAATGTCGGGCTTCGAGAAGCCCCTGGTCGATGCCGAATTCTTCGCCGGCACCACGTGGACCACCAACTTCCTCATCAACCTGGGCCATGGCGACGCCAGCAAGGTCTTTGGCCGCTTGCCGCGCCTCGATTTCAGCGACGCCTGCACGCTGGCCTGA
- the rutD gene encoding pyrimidine utilization protein D, with product MALYHEVHGPADGETVLLSSGLGGSAAFWQPQIPALVEAGYRVVGYDQRGTGRSPGALPAPYSIAHMAQDVVEVMDATGTARCHLMGHALGGLVGLQLALDAPERIASLVLVNAWSQPNPHSARCFDARLALLGALGARAYVEAQPIFLYPAAWAAAHADKVQAEVDHAFAHFPGEATMRARIAALRAFDVDARLGAIDVPTLVMGAMDDTLVPWTCSRRLAEGLPHATLDLVPHGGHAHSATTAAAFNDCVRTFLARASQSVTAS from the coding sequence ATGGCGCTGTACCACGAGGTGCATGGCCCCGCCGATGGCGAGACCGTGCTGCTGTCCTCCGGCCTGGGCGGCTCGGCCGCCTTCTGGCAGCCGCAGATCCCGGCGCTGGTCGAGGCCGGCTACCGCGTGGTCGGCTACGACCAGCGCGGCACCGGCCGCAGCCCTGGCGCCCTGCCCGCGCCCTACTCCATCGCCCACATGGCACAAGACGTGGTCGAGGTGATGGACGCCACCGGCACCGCGCGCTGCCACCTCATGGGCCACGCGCTGGGCGGCCTGGTCGGCCTGCAGCTGGCGCTGGACGCGCCCGAGCGCATCGCCAGCCTGGTGCTGGTCAACGCCTGGTCGCAGCCCAACCCGCATTCGGCGCGCTGCTTTGATGCGCGCCTGGCGCTGCTGGGCGCGCTTGGTGCGCGCGCCTATGTCGAAGCGCAGCCCATCTTCCTCTACCCCGCCGCCTGGGCCGCCGCCCACGCCGACAAGGTGCAGGCCGAAGTCGACCACGCCTTTGCCCACTTCCCCGGCGAAGCCACCATGCGCGCGCGCATTGCCGCACTGCGCGCCTTTGATGTCGACGCGCGCCTGGGGGCAATCGACGTGCCCACGCTGGTCATGGGCGCCATGGACGACACTCTCGTGCCCTGGACCTGCTCGCGCCGCCTGGCCGAAGGCCTGCCGCACGCCACGCTGGACCTGGTACCGCACGGCGGCCACGCCCACAGCGCCACCACGGCCGCCGCCTTCAACGACTGCGTGCGCACTTTCCTCGCCCGCGCAAGCCAATCCGTCACCGCTTCATGA
- a CDS encoding nitroreductase family protein, which translates to MKTQDLLRPWDAFQAANRFRRAIRKFNPTPIPEDDVRELLAEAAFAPSSGNLQPYEFHWIRTPALKASVALACNGQRAAETAAEFIVVAASPALGRHTALAQLIHVEESAAMGSASKAYHRKHLGMFQKILGVGSSAFWSPIILLAALIRPTLSLLPIGHIGSRQWAARNAIFAAQTLMLGAAAKGIDSCPMEGFSAPQVAKLLALPRGTVIPLVVALGYRAEDARIEERWRRPMTDIVVSH; encoded by the coding sequence ATGAAAACACAAGACCTCTTGCGTCCCTGGGACGCCTTCCAAGCCGCGAACCGCTTTCGCCGGGCGATTCGTAAATTCAACCCGACGCCCATCCCGGAGGACGATGTCCGCGAATTGCTGGCCGAGGCGGCATTCGCGCCCTCAAGCGGGAATCTGCAGCCGTACGAGTTCCACTGGATCCGCACGCCAGCCCTGAAAGCCAGCGTCGCACTGGCCTGCAATGGACAGCGGGCGGCCGAGACGGCCGCCGAGTTCATCGTCGTTGCCGCCAGCCCCGCACTTGGGCGCCACACAGCACTCGCACAGCTCATCCATGTGGAGGAGTCCGCCGCGATGGGCTCTGCATCCAAGGCCTATCACCGCAAGCACCTGGGTATGTTCCAGAAGATTCTCGGCGTCGGGTCCTCCGCGTTCTGGTCGCCCATCATCTTGCTCGCGGCCCTGATCCGCCCCACGTTGTCCCTGCTTCCGATCGGTCACATCGGCAGCCGACAGTGGGCTGCACGCAACGCCATCTTTGCCGCTCAGACGCTCATGCTGGGTGCCGCGGCCAAGGGCATCGACTCGTGTCCCATGGAAGGCTTCTCGGCACCCCAGGTTGCCAAGCTGCTGGCGCTGCCGCGCGGCACCGTGATTCCGCTTGTCGTCGCGCTGGGCTACCGCGCCGAAGATGCGCGGATCGAAGAGCGGTGGCGTCGGCCGATGACGGACATCGTCGTTTCGCACTAG